ATTTAAAAATAATTGAAGATTTGGTAAAAGATTACGCCAACGAATTGAAGCTGGACAGCACGGAAATAATGAGTGAGAACTTTGTGAAGATTCGTCCGTTCTCACATAGACCGTACGGCAATCTGTATGTTCCCTGTTAGATAGCTCAGCAAACTGCAACATTATTAACCTTTTTTGGAGGAACCTATGTTCTTCGATTCCGTAGCCTATGCCATGGCTCCGCCTGCGGACGGTGGCGCGGCAGGCGGTCTGGGCGGCATTCTCGGCGGTCCGCTGCCCATGCTGGTCCTGATGTTCGCCATTTTTTACTTCCTGCTTATTCGCCCTCAGCAGAAAAAACAAAAAACGCATAAAGCCATGCTCGAAGCCCTGAAAAAGGGTGATAAAGTGTGGACTAATGGTGGCATCCTCGGCGCCATCGTTGACATCGATGGCGACAATCTCACCATTGAGATTGCTACCGGCGTCAATGTCGTCATCAAGCGCGGATTCGTTGCCGACAAAGACGGCGGCGCACCGGCAGCTGACAAAAAGTAGGTTCTTGCAACCGTTTTTTGAGACACCCTAACGGACCGGACCTCGATATAATCGTGGCCCGGTCCGTAATTGCGTTTATCGTTATGGTAGTGCAAACAGGTTGCAACTAGTTCGTATTAAGGGAGTTTTCATGCAAAGTTTGCGTTGGAGGGCCGTCACGGCTCTCGTCGTCCTGGTCCTTGGACTGGCCTACATGCTGCCATCCATACCGGGCTTCAAGGAGTCGGCATTCGGCAAAATCCTGCCAGGCGATTCCATCAACCTCGGCCTTGACCTCAAAGGTGGTATCAATCTGACTCTTGGAGTAGATATGGATACCGCTATGGACAACAACCTCGCCCGACTCGGCGACGACCTCAAAGCCGTGGCACGTGACAAGGAAATCTTTGTTCTGCGCCCGACCGTTTTGAATGAATCGCAAATCGAAGTCGTGCTTCTCAAGAGTGAACAGAAAGAGGCTTTTGAAGAGGTCATCACCAAGTACACACAGTTCACTATTGATGACACCAAACTCATGGATGGCGGCAAGGAAGAATATATCCTTTCAATATCACCTCAGTACCGTAGTGATATTGAAAAGCTGACCATGGAACAGGCCATCAAAACAATCCGTAACAGGATTGACCAGTTCGGTGTTGCTGAACCCGATATTCGCAGACAACAGGACAACCGCATTCAAGTGCAGCTGCCCGGCCTGCAGGACCCGGAACGAGCAATCAAGATCATCGGCCAGACCGCTCACCTCGAATTCAAAATGGTGGACGACACTGCTGATGTAGCCAAAGCCAAGAAGGGCATCCTTGCCCCGGGCCGCGAGCTTTCCGTTCTGCTCAAAAAACTGCCCAGCGGCGACTACGCCGAGACTCCAATCGTTTTGAAACGTGACGCGGTCCTTACAGGCGAGTACGTAACCGACGCCAAGGTGCTTCTCGACAACTGGAATGCACCATATGTTTCCATTACATTTAATGCACGCGGCGGAAACATCTTCACCAACCTGACGACTGACAATGTGAACAAACGCATGGCCATCGTTCTGGACGGTAAGGTATATTCCGCACCGGTCATTCAGGAACGTATTTCCGGCGGTCGCGCATCAATCACCGGCCAGTTCAGCCGTGAAGAAGCCCGCGATCTGGCCGTTGTACTCCGCGCTGGCTCCTTGCCGGCTCCTGTCGAGATTCTGGAACAGCGCACTGTCGGCCCGTCTTTGGGACAGGAATCCATCGACAACGGTATCATGTCAGCCTTCATAGGTATGATTATGGTGCTCGGCTTCATGGCCATTTACTACGGCATTGCAGGACTGGTTGCAGACGTAGTGCTCTGCATCAACATCATGCTCATCATGGGTGGCCTTGCAGCGTTTGGCGCCACACTGACTCTTCCGGGTATCGCAGGTATTATCCTGACCATCGGTATGGCTGTTGACGCCAACGTGATTATCTTCGAACGCATTCGCGAGGAACTGAGACGCGGACTGTCCGCATCACAGGCCGTTGCAGAGGGATATGGCAGGGCGACCCTGACTATTCTCGACGCCAACGTGACCACGGTCATAGCGGCAGTCATCCTCTACCAATTCGGTACCGGACCTGTTCGAGGTTTTGCTGTCACACTGACCCTGGGCATCATTACGTCCATGTTCACGGCGATTTTTGTGTCGCGCATCATGTTCGACCTGTACTTAAAGAGCCGCTCCGATAGCGCCAAGCTGAGCATTTAAGGGGAAGACAATGGGACTTCAAATAATCAAACCTGATACCAAAATAGACTTTATCGGATTCAGGAAGATCGCATTTGCTATTTCAGCGGTCATTATCCTGGCCGGCCTTGGCTCCCTTCTCATCAAAGGCGGCCCCAAGTACGGCATCGACTTCGCAGGCGGCATGATCGTCCAAGTGAAGATTGATAAGAATACCGACGTTGAAATGGTTAAAGACGCCGTAAGCGGTGTAGAACTGCCTGGACTCGTTGTCCAGACCCTGGGTATGGAAGGTGACCATGAATACCTGATCCGTACCTCAAGCTCCGACATCACTTCGGAGGAAGTTCGGAAAAAAGTGTCCACAGCTCTTTCGAGCAACCTTGACGGTGCACACTTCGAGATACAACGTCTCGAAATGGTCGGCCCCAAGGTTGGCGCAGATTTACGCACAAAAGCTCTGGAGGCTCTGTTCTACGCAGTTCTTCTCATTGCCGTGTATATCTCCGGTCGCTTTGAGCAGCGATGGACAGTTGCAGCCGTCATGGCCGCGGCTCTGGGCTTCAGCGTCTATGGCATCGGTCTACTTGGCCTTGAAATGGGATGGCTGATCATTGCCGCACTCATCATAACCGTCATGATGTGTTGGTACTTGAAACTTAACTATGCTCTAGGCGCAGTTGCAGCTCTCATACATGATGTGACTATTACGATCGGTATCTTCTCTATTTTGGGGAAAGAATTCGATCTGACGATTATCGCCGCACTGTTGACCATCATCGGTTACTCGCTCAATGACACGATCATTGTATTCGACCGTATCCGTGAGAATAACAATGCCCGTAAAGGTAATATGTCATTTGGCACGGTCATCAACAATGCAATTAACCAGACTCTGTCTCGTACGATTATGACATCGTTTACGACCCTGTTGGTCGTATTCTGCCTCTTCGTACTGGGCGGCAGTGTTATACACGACTTCGCTCTGGCTCTGCTTATCGGCGTCGGTGTTGGCACCTACTCCTCCATCTTTGTTGCAAGCCCGATTCTACTTGGATTCGGACCAAGCGCAACAGAAGTGGAAGCCGAAGCTTAAGCCTCCGCACTCTACAAATAAAAGGGAAGGACCAAATGGTCCTTCCCTTTTTTGTTATTAATGCGTCGGTACATAGGCTTCGATCAAAGGATTGCGTATATTATCACTTCTGCAATAAAAATGAAATTCACGAACTCAACAGCTTTTACGAGGAAGGAAAAACGCTGGAAGACATTTTTTGTTTTGCACTAGCGGAAAAGAATAAAAAAAGCCTCCTCCGTATACACGGAGGAGGCTTGAATCATTCTATAAATAGAACTAGACAAGCTGGCTCATCAGGTATTCCTTGATGGCGGTGATAGAGTCTTCGCCATCCAGTTCGATGAATTTGAAACCACCATCTTTCATGTTCTTGTAGAAATTACAAGCAGCCATAGTGCCAGTCTCTTCATCATAGTATATGTTGTGACGGACATCGATTGCAGCTTCGTCCTGATCGTCTTCACGAGCGGACAGGGCACCGCCACAGACGCGGCATTTGTCGCCGTCAGGAGCGATAACCGGGATGCCAACATTGTTGGGATGGTTCGGGTTATTTTCGCAGAGACGACGACCCATGATACGGCCCTTTGCAATTTCACGGGGCAGCTTGATTTCGATAACATAGTCGAGCTTCTCACCATCTTTCTGCAAAGCTTCCCAGAGCTTTTCGCCCTGAACCAGAGAGCGGGGGAAGCCGTCGAGCAACCAACCGTCCTTGGAGCTGGACAGCACGTCCAAAACCATGGGGATTGTGATATCATCGGGAACGAGCTCGCCCTTGTTGATGAATTCCTTGGCTTTCATGCCAAGTTCGGTACCGCCGCCGATGTGCTTACGGAAAATAGCACCGGATTCAATATGATCCAGACCGTATTTGTCTTTGGCCAGGGTACCCTGGGTGCCTTTACCGGAGCCGTTGGGGCCGAAAATCAAAATATTCATAATAAACTCCTCCTGATGATAAAAAAGCGAAACGCCTGCATGACGTTTCAGCACATTGTGCAAAAGATCACATGCTCTTATACCGGAGAGTTACGGAAGTCAATGGGTGCAGCCGAAAACCACGCCTGTAGCAGTGATTGTTGCTACTTTTTCGCCGGGGAATTGAAAGGTCGTTCCAACGCGCTTTTCCAACCATGCATCATCGAGTTTAAACAACGTATCAGCCAAGGCCTGACCTGACCCCAGTTGGTCCAGACAGGCCTTGTAGAGACGAAGACGCAAAGCTTGATGAGCAGTTTCCAGCAGATCATTTTCCAACATCTCCGAAGCAGAAGATGTCATAGACTGCCAATAATCATGCTCAATGCGGCCGATTTTCCATAAACGGCTTACAGATTGCCAGAAGTTGGGATTTTCCTTCTGTATCAAAGGAAGAAGCTCATTCCTGACTCGGTTTCGAGTCCAATTCAATTCATCATTCGAAACATCTTCACGCCAAACAACACCAATTTTGGTTACAAAAGCCACCAGAGTGGACTTCGGGATCATGAGCAACGGGCGAATAAGTGTCCGCTGCGGATCATAGCCAGTCATCCCAGACAATCCCGGCCACCCAGTGCCTCGGATTAGACGCATAACCACGTCTTCACTCAAGTCGTCCAGTTGATGCCCCAAAGCAATATAGTCAGCACCGGTGTCTGCTTTTACCTTCTGATACAAAGCATACCTGGCGTTACGTCCAGCTTCTTCAACCCCGATGTTAGAACTATCTGCCAACGCTCCAACATCACGCGACTCTACGACGCATGCAACACCAAGAGCTTCACAGAAAGACATACACCATTGAGCGTCATCATCTGCTTCAGGACGCAATTGATGATTCAGATGGACAGCAGTCAAACGTAAACCATGTCTTCGAGAGAGATAGTGCAGTATAAGAAGAAGGGCAGTGGAATCAACACCGCCGGAAAAACCTAAAACAGCATGCTTGCCTGTGAGTTCCTGGCCGAGTTCACGAGTGATAAACTTTTCCACATAGAGACAAAAGTGTGCCCACTTTGGAAGAAGGTCCTGAAGTGTTTCAGGAAAACTCTCAGGCACACGCAACATAACTATACGGACACTTCCAACTCATCAATGAATTGATCAATATATTCAAGCATGTGAGCTCGTTGTTCAGGAGTAGCATAAGAAATACAGGAACAGCGCATTTTCTTTCTACCGCGGACAAGCAGTTCCAGTTTCAAGGAATTTTCATCTTCCTTTTCAATAAATTCAAGAGCCATGAAATACGGACCACACTCTTCCAGGTGCTCCTGTTGTTCACGCTGCAGCAGGTCAGCAGGCAAGGGAAGGTAATAGATACCATCCAGAGGGCCTCTTAATTCCAACTCTTCAAACGCGGCAACAATAGCCTTATAATCTTTATCGCTCAGGTCTTCTATAAAATAACTACGCATTATTGTTCCTTGTTCTTTGATGCTTCAATAAGATCTTCGATGTCTTCAGTCGAACAGGTGTTCACCTTGCGATCAAGGTGCGCTTCCGCAGGAATAGATTCATCATCCAAATTAAACATGCGGCGCGCCAGATCAATGAACCTCTCGGCTGATCCCTCTTCCTGAGTACGACGTTTCAGAAAACATATGGGCTCATGCATGGACTTATGTGCTACGGAAAGAACAAGTGTTTCCAAAGCCTTTCGCGTCGCCTCATCCACTTGACCGATCTTTTTCAATGTCTTGTTCAATTCTCGATGCGCAACGTCTTCGGTCTTTTCCACCAAATCGACAATGGTCGGCTGAAGATTCAACGAATGCAGCCAATTCCCGAAAATATCCGTTTCCAGATCAACAACGGTTCTGGCCTTGGCGGCTTCCTCATGGCGTTGCGCCATATTGTCTTCCACAACCTCTTTGAGATCGTCGATATCGTACAAATACACGTTATCCAGACTATTGACGTCAGGATCAATATCTCGGGGCACGGCAATGTCGATGAAAAACATCGGCTTGTTTTTACGCCGCTTGAGCACGGATTTAACGTCCTTGGCTTTGATCACTGCGACCGGAGAGCCAGTTGAACTGATAACTATATCCACTTCATGCAGACGATCCGGCATACTTTCAATCTGAATAGGTTCACCGCCAAGGCTGTCTGCCAATTCTTTGGCGCGGGAGAGCGTTCTGTTGGCGATAATGACATCATGAACGCCATTGCGCAGTAAATGGGTTGCAGCCAATTCTGCCATTTCCCCTGCACCCACAAGCATAGCCTTGGTACCTTCCAGATCACCAAAAATCTTACGCGCCAATTCAACAGCGGCAAAACTGATAGACACCGCACTGGAGGCAATAGCCGTCTCGGTACGGATACGCTTGGCAACGGAAAAGGACTTATGCAGCAGGCGGTTGACTATCGTCTTGGCCGTCCCCTTAGCAACAGCTGCACGGTACGCGTCCTTGAGCTGGCCAAGAATCTGCGGCTCCCCCATAACCATGGAATCCAGACTACTGGCAACTGAAAAAATATGTTTAACAGCGTCAAGGTGTGAATAATTATAGGTATTGTCTAACAAAAGAGCAGGATCACCTTTGCAGATAGCTGCCCAATACTCGATGATGGAATCGACCACCTTGCGTTCAGTGACATGTTTGGCAACAACAATTATCTCCACACGATTACAGGTGGAGAGAGCCATACACTCAAGCACGGGACAATGGGCCATAAGTCCCTGTTCAAAGTTCTCCACATCGGTCAGCGCGAATTTTTCTCGCACATCCACACCGGCTGTCCGATGGTTGAGGCCTATGAGAATAATTTGTCTGTTCATGGCACTACTCTGAAAGTGATGGTGTGATGAATAAGGGAAATGCACATGCCGACAAAAACCCATATGGCAAGAATGGCGGGTTTACGACCACGCCAACCGAGCACAATTCGTTGATGAAAAAGAAATGCATAAAGGAACCAGACGGCCAAAGAGCCGATCTTCATTATATCCCAGGAAAACGGTTTACTAGGGGCAATCAGATACCAAAAGAATGTGGAAAAAAGCCCCAAAGTATACAACGGAAATCCGATGGCCACAGCCCAGCGATTCACTGTATCAAATTTATCCAGGGAAGGGACAGCCTTTCCCATGCTGCCAAGACCAGCCTTGGTTTTGAGTTTGCGGTTATAATAGATGAAGGCCATACCCGCTCCGAGAGCCATCATCAGTGCGCCCAGTGTCAGCACAAGAGAACCTATGTGCAGACTGAAGAACAAAGCGGTCAACTGCGGAGGCATAATCACTTTGATACCACCAAGAGCCATGGACGACACGAAAAGGAGCAGGGCAAGGGGGAGGGCGGTAATAGCCAGAAATTCAAGCCGCAGACGCCACCAGAGGAAAAAATAGATCGCCAGAACGCTCCAGGCTAAAATATTGAAATAAAATGTACCACCACTGAGTGCCGTAGGATCTTTCGTAAGAACAATCCCCAAGTCTATTGTATTCAGAGAAAAACCAATGACGGCAAACCATATGGCTACCCGCTTGAGCTTTTCATTGCCAGTAGTGATACCAGTCAGAAAAAGCACAGTGCCGAGAGCGTACAGTGCAATGATAAAAATATGGAGAGTATCAAATAAGCCCATCAAGCATCTCCGGGATGTTGGCGTACAACGGTTCGGGCAAAGATTCTTTAAGTATTTCCCTGGCAGCGTCAAGGTTCTTGTTCTTTATGGCTGCCAGCAAATTTGAATTAACCAGTGAACGAAATACAGCGGTGTTATGCTTTGTCCCTTGATCAAGGCTGAGCATCAACGGACGGATACGGCCCATGAGAGTAATAAGGGAGGCGTATTCATCTCCAAAGCTATCCTGTAAATCCCGACAAATACATTTTGCCAAAGCCGGACTTTGACCTGCTGTAGAAATAGCAACAGTCAGGTCACCACGTTTGACAGTGGCCGGAACAATAAAACTGCCTTTTTCAGGTTGATCGGCAATATTGCATAAAATGCCGCGTTTTGCACAGAGATCGCTGATTCGTTGGTTTACTTTTTCGGAGGAAGTACAGGCTATCACAAGAAACTTGCCGTCAAGATCACTATCAACAAATTTACGACATTGAAAATCAACTTCCCCCTTTCCAATGATCGACTCTAACTCAGAGGCCGCCTCACAGGCGTCGACGATGGTCACATGACGAGCGCCGGAGTCAAGAAGAGATTGAATTTTTCGCCTGCCAACAGCGCCTGCACCGACAACGAGGCACGTCTTGTTTTCCAGATTAAGGAAAATTGGGTAGTATCGCATGCGTCTTGATAACCAATGCGCAGGAACATGTAAAATGAGAAATTGCCCGGTTCTTGCAATAATCAATGAAGTTACGATACATTTTTGACGCCGTGAACAAACGAATGAAAAATTACCTTGTCATACAGTTGGCCCGATTCGGAGATTTGATCCAGTCCAAACGGCTCATCGCGACCCTTGCTGCACGCCGTGACGGAGTGGTGCATCTGTGCGTGGACATCTCTTTAAAACCCTTGGCACAACTGGTTTATCCTGATGCTATAATACATTCTATTACAGCCCACGGGACCGGATTGGACGCATCAAGCGCCTGCCTCAAGATACTGGTGGAAAACCAAAAAACTTTCTCCGAATTACAGACAATTGATTTTGAGACTGTCTTCAATCTCAATTTTTCTGGACTCAATTTTCGTCTGGCCGCATTGTTCGATTCTGAAAAAGTTGCAGGTTACTCTTGGCACAACGGACAGGAACTCACTGGGACATGGCCCTCCATGGCAATGCGCTGGTCCAATAGACGGCGGTTGGGCATGAATCTCGTCGATTTCTGGGCCGGATATTGCCCGGACAGTCTCGCTCCAGAAAGAATAAACCCTCCTGCCACACCAAAAGGTGGAGGAATTGGCGTCGTCCTCGCCGGTCGAGAATCCCGACGTTCTTTGCCAGCGCAAACCCTTGCCACTATATCCACAACACTTGGAGCAGCGCAAAAAGCCGACTCAATCTTTTTGCTGGGCGGAGAGACTGAACGTTCAGCAGGGCAGGCGGTTCTCAAGGAGCTGTCCCCGACATTTCAAACAAAAACCACGAACCTTGCGGGCAAAACGAACTGGAATGATCTTGTGGATATCGTCGGCTCACTCGATATGCTCTTAACACCGGACACCGGAACCATGCATCTGGCCGCCCATCTAGGAACACCGGTCACGGCATTTTTCCTGTCTTCGGCATGGTGTTTCGAGACTGGTCCTTACGGACTGGGACACACAGTATATCAAGCTTCGACAGGGTGTCTCCCATGCCTGGAATCAAGGCCGTGCGATATTGGCACCAAATGCCTATCACCATTTACATCACCGAAATTTCAACGTTTTCTTGTCACACAAAAAAATATACATGTTCCTGATGGACTTATTGGTTTCACATCTGCATTTGATGCTTTGGGTCAAATTTACACCCCATTTGCCGGTGTTGACAAAGACCATAAACAAAGAACAGTTTTCAGACACTTCATTCACCAGTATCTCTCAGGTGAAGGAACTGAATGTTATGAAAATGAACATTTGTTTGCTCAAGAATTCTATAGGGAAAAAGATTGGATGACCCAATTTCAACCTCTCGCGACACGTGGATAACTCAATGGATAAATTACGCATACTTGTCATTCTTCCTTTATATGGAGGTTCGCTCCCCATCGGCCGTTATGTGGCCACAGCCCTTAGAGAAGAAGGACATTTTGTAGAAGTCTTTGAAGCGCCCGATTTTTATCCGGCATACACCTCTTTAAACAATCTCAAAGTGACTACTGACCGACTAGATTACTTACAAAACTCCTTCCTGAATGTGATCAGTCAATCCGTGCTCGCTAAGGTAGAAACCTTTGAGCCAGATATGGTCTTGTCCATGGCTCAGGCGCCGCTCAACAGACAAGCGCTCAAAAGACTCAGACGAGACGGTGTTGTCACGGCCATGTGGTTTGTGGAGGATTATAGACTTTTTACCTATTGGAAGGCGTTTGCACCTTTGTACGATGTATTTGCTGTTATCCAGAAAGGTCAGTTTTTTGATGATCTTGAAGCGGTCGGACAGCCGAATATTCTCTATCTTCCTCTTGCAGCTCAACCCGATTTCCACAAACCGATCGATTTGTCGGCGGCGGAACAGCGAAAATTCGGCTCCGACATTTCCTTTATGGGGGCAGGGTATCCCAATCGCCGAATTGCCTTTAGAGAATTGGTCAAATTTAATTTCAAGATATGGGGCACCGAATGGGAAGGGGACCATGTGCTGGAACCGTTAGTTCAGTTGAAAGGAGCGCGTGTTTCGTCTGAAGAATGTGTCAGGATATTTAATGCTACAGCTATAAACTTAAACCTGCATTCCAGTGTCCAGACCGACAATCTGGTGACAGGCGGAGATTTCATAAATCCCAGAACATTCGAGCTGGCGGCCTGCGGTGCATTCCAGTTGGTGGACAAGCGCGGCCTCATGGACGATGCCTTCGATGATGATGAATTGGCAACATTTACAAACATGCCGGAATTTATCGAGAAAATAGAATACTTCCTGAATAACCCCGATGAACGAAAAGAATACGCTGCACGAAGTCGTAAACGCGTTTTGCATGATCACACATACGCAAAACGCATGCACACACTCATGGAATTCACTGCAAGTCGCATCCCGGGATGGCCAACACCTCGATCAGCCTCATCATTATTTGACACAGACTACCCGCCTGAATTGGAACGGGACATTCGCAATTTGCTCGGTCAACTGGGACTTCCTGAAAATGTTTCTTTCAAAGACCTCGTGTGGGCTGTCAGGCAGCAGCAGGGGAAATTATCAGATCTCGATACCGCTATTCTTTTCCTTGATGAATGGCAGAAACTGTATAAGTCCCGATAAAAACTTAAAGTGAAGAATGAAGAAAAGCCCTACTTACAGTGATAAGCAGGGCTTTTTAATATAAAAAATTAACGACTTCGACGAAATTGTTTCAACCAAGCCAAGAGCTTTGGCTCCTCACCCTGATCCTTGGGATGATAAAATTTTCGACCAGCAAGTTCGCCGGGAAGATAGTCCTGATCGGCCCACGATTTGGGGAAATTGTGCGGATACAAATATCCGCGGCCATATCCCCATTCTCGTTGCAGAGAAGATGTCGCGTTTCTAAGGTGCAGGGGAACTGGTTTGGGACCATTCTCCCGAACTTCCTTTTGCGCCGTGTGATAGGCAGCATATGTCGAGTTACTTTTGGGTGCCAGAGCCAGATACACTGCCAACTGTGACATGGGAATAAAACCTTCGGGCATACCAATGGTCTCAACGGCCTGATGGCAGGCCATGGCATGCGTCAGGGCATGCGAATCGCCCAAGCCGACATCTTCGGATGCGGAAATGATCAAACGTCGAGTGATAAATCGAGGATCTTCACCGCTTTCGATAAGACAGGCAAGGTAATAAAGAGCCGCATCCGGATCACTGCCGCGAATGGATTTGATAAGTGCGGATACCAGTTCATAGTGTGAATCACCATCCCGGTCACCTCGAACCACGATTTCCGGCAAAGATTCACGCAGGCATTCCGGACACCGTTTGTCTTTGGGCAGTTCAGAGGTATACTCAAGAAGATTAAGTAGCGTACGAGCATCACCGCCAGCCATTGCTGCCAACATTTTGTGGCTTTCCTCTTCAAGATCCAAACTGAGTTCTTCAGCACCACGGATACTCACATTGACCAGCTCTTCGCGGCTTAACTGTCGAAGACGCAAAACATGGAGCCGGGACAACAATTGTCGGGTCACGCTGAAAGACGGGTTTTCCGTGGTAGTCGCCAACAGGGTAATTTCTCCGGTTTCGAGAATGGGAAGAAAAAAGTCCTGTTGGGCCTTGGAGAAACGATGCAGCTCATCAAGGATAAGAATATCCTGCCCTGGCAGCATCTTGCGAAGAGCTGTCAAACCTGCTTCCGGGGCACTGACACGTAGATATTTTTTGCCTGTCAACTTGGCAAGCAATAGAGCCAGAGTTGACTTTCCACACCCGGGAGGACCAAACAAAAGCAGGCTCGGCATCCGTTTGGATTGGGAGAAAGCTTCAATTCGATTCCGAATATGCCCCTGTCCAACGAATTCATCCAATGATTCTGGGCGGATTCTATCGGCGAGAGGTTGTGTTTCTTCTATTTCAAGCTTCATGACGATTCCTGTGTACCAAACATGGCTAGACTGAGACAATAGGCAGCGGCTGTTTCCCAGCGTAAAATGGAATGTCCAAAAGTAACAGGGACAAAATCCGCTTCCACCAGCTTTCGGGCCTCAGTGTCTTCAAAACCGCCTTCCGGACCAATAACGACAAGAGTATGTCCACTTGAGAGCATCGAAGGAGATAAGAACGTGGCTACCTCATCGGATTCCCATGCAACTATTCGATTGTCATATTCGTCAGCCATGGAAATCAAAGAATCAATACCTCCGGGAAGGGTTTTAAGCTCAGGAAGAAAGGCAGCCCCACATTGCTTGGCAGCCTGGATACTTTTATCAGTCCAGGTATCTTTAGGCTCGGTAGGGACAACTCCCTGACTCCGGGTGGCCTGCCAAAAAACAACGCCAAGCCCCTTGAGTTCAACCGTTTTTTCCAAAAGATAATTTCTACGCTTGGATTTACCCCAACCTATAGCCAACGTAATCCCATTAGCTGGTGCAGAACTTTCTTCCAACCGAACAACTTCAAGCAGAGCTCGCCGTTTCCCGGCATCACGAACAGTAAAAAGACCGACATGCCCATGCCCATCAAACAGGCGGACAGTCTGATCCGGCTCAGTCCTGAGAACCGTCCCCATATGACGTGCTTCCTGACCTTCCAGCACGACATGCTCTCCAACCGCGGAAGGCCACAAGTCAGGTGGCAGATAAAAAGAATTGAGTCTTGGCATGATATGTCCTGAAAACCAAAAAGGCCGGGAGAGAACTCCCGGCCTTTTGATTAGAGTTCGTTTGCGAGAAGATCTTCGTATGTTTCCCGTTTCCGGGCGACTGTGACAGTGCTTCCATCCACCAGTAACTCGCATGCACGAGGACGGGTGTTGTA
The genomic region above belongs to uncultured Pseudodesulfovibrio sp. and contains:
- the tilS gene encoding tRNA lysidine(34) synthetase TilS; the protein is MEKFITRELGQELTGKHAVLGFSGGVDSTALLLILHYLSRRHGLRLTAVHLNHQLRPEADDDAQWCMSFCEALGVACVVESRDVGALADSSNIGVEEAGRNARYALYQKVKADTGADYIALGHQLDDLSEDVVMRLIRGTGWPGLSGMTGYDPQRTLIRPLLMIPKSTLVAFVTKIGVVWREDVSNDELNWTRNRVRNELLPLIQKENPNFWQSVSRLWKIGRIEHDYWQSMTSSASEMLENDLLETAHQALRLRLYKACLDQLGSGQALADTLFKLDDAWLEKRVGTTFQFPGEKVATITATGVVFGCTH
- the secF gene encoding protein translocase subunit SecF; translation: MGLQIIKPDTKIDFIGFRKIAFAISAVIILAGLGSLLIKGGPKYGIDFAGGMIVQVKIDKNTDVEMVKDAVSGVELPGLVVQTLGMEGDHEYLIRTSSSDITSEEVRKKVSTALSSNLDGAHFEIQRLEMVGPKVGADLRTKALEALFYAVLLIAVYISGRFEQRWTVAAVMAAALGFSVYGIGLLGLEMGWLIIAALIITVMMCWYLKLNYALGAVAALIHDVTITIGIFSILGKEFDLTIIAALLTIIGYSLNDTIIVFDRIRENNNARKGNMSFGTVINNAINQTLSRTIMTSFTTLLVVFCLFVLGGSVIHDFALALLIGVGVGTYSSIFVASPILLGFGPSATEVEAEA
- the ccsA gene encoding cytochrome c biogenesis protein CcsA; translated protein: MGLFDTLHIFIIALYALGTVLFLTGITTGNEKLKRVAIWFAVIGFSLNTIDLGIVLTKDPTALSGGTFYFNILAWSVLAIYFFLWWRLRLEFLAITALPLALLLFVSSMALGGIKVIMPPQLTALFFSLHIGSLVLTLGALMMALGAGMAFIYYNRKLKTKAGLGSMGKAVPSLDKFDTVNRWAVAIGFPLYTLGLFSTFFWYLIAPSKPFSWDIMKIGSLAVWFLYAFLFHQRIVLGWRGRKPAILAIWVFVGMCISLIHHTITFRVVP
- a CDS encoding adenylate kinase; the encoded protein is MNILIFGPNGSGKGTQGTLAKDKYGLDHIESGAIFRKHIGGGTELGMKAKEFINKGELVPDDITIPMVLDVLSSSKDGWLLDGFPRSLVQGEKLWEALQKDGEKLDYVIEIKLPREIAKGRIMGRRLCENNPNHPNNVGIPVIAPDGDKCRVCGGALSAREDDQDEAAIDVRHNIYYDEETGTMAACNFYKNMKDGGFKFIELDGEDSITAIKEYLMSQLV
- the secD gene encoding protein translocase subunit SecD yields the protein MQSLRWRAVTALVVLVLGLAYMLPSIPGFKESAFGKILPGDSINLGLDLKGGINLTLGVDMDTAMDNNLARLGDDLKAVARDKEIFVLRPTVLNESQIEVVLLKSEQKEAFEEVITKYTQFTIDDTKLMDGGKEEYILSISPQYRSDIEKLTMEQAIKTIRNRIDQFGVAEPDIRRQQDNRIQVQLPGLQDPERAIKIIGQTAHLEFKMVDDTADVAKAKKGILAPGRELSVLLKKLPSGDYAETPIVLKRDAVLTGEYVTDAKVLLDNWNAPYVSITFNARGGNIFTNLTTDNVNKRMAIVLDGKVYSAPVIQERISGGRASITGQFSREEARDLAVVLRAGSLPAPVEILEQRTVGPSLGQESIDNGIMSAFIGMIMVLGFMAIYYGIAGLVADVVLCINIMLIMGGLAAFGATLTLPGIAGIILTIGMAVDANVIIFERIREELRRGLSASQAVAEGYGRATLTILDANVTTVIAAVILYQFGTGPVRGFAVTLTLGIITSMFTAIFVSRIMFDLYLKSRSDSAKLSI
- the hemA gene encoding glutamyl-tRNA reductase; amino-acid sequence: MNRQIILIGLNHRTAGVDVREKFALTDVENFEQGLMAHCPVLECMALSTCNRVEIIVVAKHVTERKVVDSIIEYWAAICKGDPALLLDNTYNYSHLDAVKHIFSVASSLDSMVMGEPQILGQLKDAYRAAVAKGTAKTIVNRLLHKSFSVAKRIRTETAIASSAVSISFAAVELARKIFGDLEGTKAMLVGAGEMAELAATHLLRNGVHDVIIANRTLSRAKELADSLGGEPIQIESMPDRLHEVDIVISSTGSPVAVIKAKDVKSVLKRRKNKPMFFIDIAVPRDIDPDVNSLDNVYLYDIDDLKEVVEDNMAQRHEEAAKARTVVDLETDIFGNWLHSLNLQPTIVDLVEKTEDVAHRELNKTLKKIGQVDEATRKALETLVLSVAHKSMHEPICFLKRRTQEEGSAERFIDLARRMFNLDDESIPAEAHLDRKVNTCSTEDIEDLIEASKNKEQ
- the yajC gene encoding preprotein translocase subunit YajC gives rise to the protein MFFDSVAYAMAPPADGGAAGGLGGILGGPLPMLVLMFAIFYFLLIRPQQKKQKTHKAMLEALKKGDKVWTNGGILGAIVDIDGDNLTIEIATGVNVVIKRGFVADKDGGAPAADKK